The following coding sequences lie in one Arachis hypogaea cultivar Tifrunner chromosome 9, arahy.Tifrunner.gnm2.J5K5, whole genome shotgun sequence genomic window:
- the LOC112712591 gene encoding chorismate synthase, chloroplastic translates to MASSSTSLSSKPFLGGSISPNSNIRSLSSAYLQVSLRSRTPKNLQIRAAGSTYGNHFRVTTYGESHGGGVGCVIDGCPPRIPLSESDMQVDLDRRRPGQSRITTPRKETDTCKIFSGVSEGLTTGTPIHVFVPNTDQRGHDYSEMSLAYRPSHADATYDMKYGVRSVQGGGRSSARETIGRVASGAVAKKILKDFAGTEILAYVSQVHKVVLPEDLIDNETVTLDQIESNIVRCPDPEYAEKMIAAIDAVRVRGDSVGGVVTCIVRNCPRGLGSPVFDKLEAELAKAAMSLPATKGFQFGSGFAGTFLTGSEHNDEFYIDEHGRTRTRTNRSGGIQGGISNGEIINMRIAFKPTSTIGKKQNTVTRDKKETELIARGRHDPCVVPRAVPMVEAMVALVLVDQLMAQYAQCNLFPVNSDLQEPLLPVLEPEEVPF, encoded by the exons atggcttcttcttctacctctctcTCTTCGAAGCCATTCCTCGGCGGTTCCATCTCTCCCAATTCCAACATCCGATCCCTCTCCTCCGCCTACCTTCAAGTCTCCCTCCGTTCTCGCACTCCCAAAAACCTCC AGATACGGGCGGCCGGGAGTACCTATGGAAATCACTTCCGTGTGACAACATATGGAGAGTCTCATGGAGGAGGTGTTGGTTGTGTCATTGATGGGTGTCCTCCTCGCATCCCTCTCTCCGAGTCTGACATGCAAGTTGATCTTGACAGAAG GAGGCCAGGCCAAAGCCGAATTACAACTCCTAGAAAGGAGACTGATACGTGTAAAATATTTTCAGGAGTCTCCGAAG GACTTACTACTGGAACTCCAATCCATGTATTTGTACCTAATACTGATCAAAGAGGACAT GACTATAGTGAGATGTCATTAGCTTATAGGCCTTCCCATGCGGATGCAACCTACGACATGAAGTATGGTGTCAGATCAGTTCAG GGTGGTGGTAGATCTTCTGCAAGAGAAACCATTGGAAGGGTTGCTTCTGGTGCTGTTGCTAAAAAAATCCTTAAGGATTTTGCAGGAACTGAG ATTCTTGCATATGTGTCTCAAGTTCACAAGGTTGTTCTGCCAGAGGATTTAATTGATAATGAGACTGTGACACTTGATCAG ATCGAGAGCAACATTGTTCGATGTCCTGACCCTGAATATGCAGAGAAGATGATAGCTGCTATTGATGCTGTCCGAGTTAGAGGTGATTCTGTTGGTGGTGTTGTGACATGCATAGTGAGGAACTGTCCACGT GGGCTTGGTTCACCAGTATTTGACAAACTTGAAGCTGAACTGGCTAAAGCTGCTATGTCATTGCCTGCAACCAAGGGCTTTCAATTTGGTAGTGGGTTTGCAG GTACCTTTTTGACTGGGAGTGAACACAATGATGAGTTCTATATAGATGAACATGGAAGGACAAGGACAAGAACAAATCGTTCTGGTGGGATACAG GGTGGAATTTCTAATGGAGAAATCATAAACATGAGAATAGCTTTTAAGCCGACATCAACTATTGGT AAGAAGCAAAATACGGTGACCCGAGATAAAAAAGAAACAGAGCTGATCGCTCGTGGTCGTCATGATCCTTGTGTTGTCCCAAGAG CTGTACCCATGGTAGAGGCCATGGTAGCTTTGGTGCTTGTGGACCAGTTGATGGCGCAGTATGCGCAGTGTAATCTGTTTCCTGTAAACTCAGATTTGCAAGAGCCTTTGTTGCCCGTATTAGAGCCAGAAGAAGTACCCTTTTGA
- the LOC112712593 gene encoding patatin-like protein 6 — translation MDSSSEVEMQEPSIETDKLSYEIFSILESKFLFGYDQQKLWFPKHIPTSIDPKPELLQPSTVATIDAVSSVKNQRGKICILSIDGGGAMRGILAGKALAYLENALKNKSGDANATIADYFDVAAGAGVGGIFTAMLFATKDHKRPIFAAEDTWRLLAEQGRRFYRPNTGTRTCSGRRGFLRKLFGGSSSGSIGSATSGLEKTVKEAFTGENGRSLTLKDTLKPVLVPCYDLSSTAPFLFSRADALETDSYDFRLWEVCRATSAEPGLFEPLQMRSVDGQTSCLAVDGGLAMSNPTGAAITHVLHNKQEFPFVRGVEDLLVLSLGTGQLLEARYDYEEVRKWKPKDWARPVSRISGDGSADLVDQAVAMAFGQGRSTNYVRIQANGSRMGRCGPNVDTDSSPENVKMLIGMAEEMLKQENVESVLFGGKRIGEQSNFEKLDWFAGELVQEHQRRSCRIAPTVAFKQATPKAT, via the exons ATGGATTCAAGTAGTGAGGTGGAAATGCAGGAGCCGAGTATTGAAACCGATAAGCTAAGCTACGAAATATTCTCCATTCTGGAGAGCAAGTTTCTATTCGGCTACGACCAACAGAAGCTCTGGTTCCCCAAGCACATACCTACCTCTATTGATCCCAAACCGGAGCTTCTTCAACCGTCAACCGTCGCCACCATTGACGCCGTATCTTCCGTCAAGAACCAGCGTGGCAAGATATGCATCCTCTCTATCGACGGCGGCGGAGCCATGCGTGGGATCCTCGCCGGTAAAGCCCTAGCCTACCTTGAAAATGCTCTCAAGAACAAGTCTGGCGACGCCAACGCAACAATCGCCGATTACTTCGATGTCGCCGCCGGTGCCGGCGTCGGAGGCATCTTCACCGCTATGCTATTCGCCACCAAGGACCACAAACGTCCGATTTTCGCCGCCGAAGACACCTGGAGGCTGCTGGCCGAGCAAGGTCGCCGATTCTACCGCCCTAACACCGGAACCAGAACATGCTCCGGCCGCCGAGGATTCTTACGAAAGCTGTTCGGCGGTTCCAGCTCCGGTTCAATCGGTTCGGCGACTTCCGGTCTAGAGAAAACCGTTAAGGAAGCGTTTACGGGCGAGAATGGTCGAAGCTTAACGTTGAAGGACACGCTGAAGCCGGTTCTTGTTCCGTGCTATGACTTGTCCAGTACGGCGCCGTTTTTGTTCTCACGTGCTGACGCCTTAGAAACCGACAGCTATGACTTTCGGCTCTGGGAGGTGTGCCGGGCCACTTCGGCTGAACCGGGTCTGTTTGAGCCGCTTCAGATGCGGTCCGTTGATGGCCAGACCAGTTGCTTGGCGGTTGACGGCGGTTTGGCCATGAGCAACCCCACCGGTGCCGCCATCACGCACGTGCTCCACAACAAACAGGAGTTCCCCTTCGTCCGCGGCGTGGAGGACCTCCTCGTGCTGTCCCTCGGCACCGGCCAGCTCCTCGAAGCCCGTTACGACTACGAGGAAGTCAGGAAGTGGAAGCCCAAGGATTGGGCCCGGCCTGTGTCCCGAATCTCTGGCGACGGCTCAGCAGACCTAGTCGACCAAGCTGTTGCCATGGCTTTTGGACAAGGCCGGAGCACAAATTATGTTCGCATTCAG GCAAACGGGTCTAGGATGGGGCGATGTGGACCCAATGTGGATACAGATTCAAGTCCTGAGAATGTAAAGATGTTGATTGGGATGGCGGAGGAGATGTTGAAGCAGGAGAATGTAGAGTCAGTGCTGTTTGGAGGGAAGCGGATTGGCGAGCAAAGTAATTTCGAGAAACTCGACTGGTTCGCCGGAGAACTCGTCCAGGAGCATCAGAGGAGGAGCTGCAGAATAGCTCCCACTGTTGCTTTCAAGCAAGCTACCCCAAAAGCGACCTAA